GCCCTCGACAGTGAGTAATTTCGCTCCCCACGGCCCACGCTCGAACAATCCCGGCGAGATGTTAATGTCGCGAATCGACGCCACCGGAAAGCGCGACAAGATCAGGTCGATAGTGAGCGCGTTGTAGAGATTGATCCAATAGGCCAACTGCTCTTTGCGATTGTAACTGGAGATCGAGATCCCCTGCAGAAACTGCGAATAATTCTTCAGCAGTTTTTGATCGTCAGCGCGAACATCCTGATAGCGTATTCGGTTAATCCTCGACGGATGGCTCACGACATGCTGCTTGAGCAGACGATCCCACGTCTCATGATCGATCTTCTGCCCGCTCGCCGGATCGTGTTTCTGCCAACGTGGCCAAAGCTCCGCCTTGGGCGCCGCCCACGCGCTAGAATATCCAAGCACAACCACGAGCAGAACGCGTGCCCAATTATGAATCCGAAACCCCTTACCCTTCACCCTTCACCCCTTACGATCTTTTTCATCTCCGCCACGCCAACCACTTGGCAAAAATCTTTTTCACCGTCGGCGTAAGTTTGGTGCGCATATAAGCGTCGCCAATCTTGCGCAGCACCTCGGCCTGGGTTGGGTACGAATGAATCGTTGATGATAAAACCCCGACCGACTGCTTCGCCGTGATCGCCAAGGTCAACTCGCCCAACATTTCGCCGGCGTGACGGGCGACAATCGTGCCGCCGAGAATCCTAGCAGTTTTCTGATCGTAGTGAACCCGCGCGAAACCGTCGGTCTCGCCGTCGAGAATCGCCCGGTCGACATCGCTGAGCGATTGCGTGATCGTCGCCACGTCGTAGCCGGCGGCCTGGGCATCCTTTTCATAATAACCGACGTGGGCGATTTCTGGATCAGTGTAGGTGCACCAAGGCATGACCAAGTCAGTCGCTTTGCGGCGCGACATGAACAGCGCGTTGGCGATGACGATGCGCGCCATGGCGTCGGCGGCGTGAGTAAACTGATAGCGCGAGCAAACATCGCCGGCGGCATACACTCTCGGATTGGACGTGCGCATACGCGCATCGACTTCGACGCCGCGCCTGCCGAAACGAATATTGGCGGCGTCCAAGCCCAAGCCTTCAAGATTGGGCGTGCGTCCGACCGACACAAGAATCGCGTCGCAAGCCAATTCCATCGACTTGTCAGCAACCTTCGCGACGAGAAGTTTTGCCCCATCGCCCTGCGCCGCACTGTGAATCTTGGCGCCGGTGATAATCTTGACGCCATCCTT
This genomic interval from Deltaproteobacteria bacterium contains the following:
- a CDS encoding DUF547 domain-containing protein translates to MHNWARVLLVVVLGYSSAWAAPKAELWPRWQKHDPASGQKIDHETWDRLLKQHVVSHPSRINRIRYQDVRADDQKLLKNYSQFLQGISISSYNRKEQLAYWINLYNALTIDLILSRFPVASIRDINISPGLFERGPWGAKLLTVEGEKLSLDDIEHRILRPIWKDPRLHYAVNCASLGCPNLPPAAYTGDNTEALLEKGAKEFINHGRGVALTGSKLKVSSIYVWFQEDFGGDAEGLMEHWRNYADPPLAAALENYQGGLRHDYDWRLNGVDIKP